One Eubacterium sp. AB3007 genomic window, CGTTGAAGCCGCCGGAACATCCAGTCACGATGGCGTCTGGCATCTTCTCCAGGGTCTTCGCATCGATCCGGTGGATGGCGTTGCTCTTTCCCGAATGGGTGACAAGTAATACTCCGTCCCGAACGCAGCAGTCATTCCCATGGCCGATGTGGAGAGTCTTAGATACCTTGATGACCTCCTTCTCTTTACCTGCCTTGAGTTTTACAATCCTGGAAGTCCCCTTCTTCATATTCCCGAAGATGAGGAAGTAGTAACCCTTGTGGTAACATGTGCCTTCCAGCACGCGAAAGTGCTTCAGCTTTCTTCCGATATGCTTTCTAAGCTCCACTTCCTACACCTTCTTTCCCGTGAACTCGATATCAAGATACCCGCAGATCGCCTTTGCCAGTGCCTTGCCGTATTTCCTATAATCCTTCAGTTTATCAAGATCAGCCTTAATAGCACCGGTCTCAAGCAGCACCGCAGGCATGTTTGTCTGAGTCAACTCGTAGAGATCCGGACGCTTTGCCACTCCTTTATACTTCATCTTCATCTCTTTTGCAAGGGGTTTACCGATGGCCTTAGCAGCTTTCTTCCCAGCAGATGATACGTAGAGAGGATATACACCCGAACTAGCAGCCTTGTAGTCGCAGTGGATAGACAGATAGAAATCAGCTCCCTTGGAGTTCGCCCACTTCACGCAGCTGATCATATTCCGATTGTTCCCCTTGTCCGCATCGGTAAGGACTTTGATACCAGATCCTCTGAGATACCTGGCCGCCTCCTTTGTGATCTTCAGCATCAGCGCTGCCTCACTGTACTTCCCATAGGTGCAGCCAGGATCCCAGGAGCCGTCGATGGATGTCCCATGTCCGCAGATCAGCACGAACAGATCCGTTTCCTTATTCCACTTCATCTTCCTCACCTCCGTCATCAATAACTTCATCAGTTGTCAGTTCATTCGGCATCTCCACCTCGGGGAGCCCGGCAAGAGACGTCAAAATGGACAGCACTCCCATTGTGATCGTGCACCCGATGATCTCCTGCCAGGGGAGTTCCGTGATGCTGACCATGTTTGTTCCAATCAGGGTGGTCATGCCCTGGGCCATTGTCTTTACCGCACGGATCGCCGCGCATTTAATCCATACTTTGTTCATGGTCTTCACCTCCAATTAAAAAGGAGCCTTGCGGACTCAGCCGTTCAGCTCCTGCTTCTTTACCTTCTCCTTCACGAGTTTCATCCGTTCCTTTGCATCCCCGTTTCCGTGGAGACGCAGGTAGATCTCGTTTTCTGCCCGTAGATCATCCCACTCATCAAGATCGATCTTCTGCTGATCGAGCATCTTGTCACATCGGTCGATAATATCCTGTTTCAGAAGGTACATCATCCCAGTGCCAAGATCCTCGAGCAAGGACTTTTCTTTCTTCCGCTGCTTACACCGGTGCCTTGCCCATGCGCAGATCCAAGACAGCACGCCGCCAATTATAAAGCTGACGGCAGCCGTGATCCCGGTGTTTAATATGATTGTGGTCACGTTCGTCCACCTTCCTACGCGGTCCTATGCCACCGGTATACCGGCGTATAGGGCTGCATGACGTTAATGCTTGCCGCGGTTCCTGTGAATCCGTGATTATGGGCACCGCCTCCTCCTGTGTTTGAATTAGTCGTACCGGTATGATGATGTGCCGCCACCTCGCTAGTATTGACGGTTGTGTTCGCATCACTGTTCTTACCCATTCCGGATCTTCCTCCGGAGGCGCAGTAGTTCGCTCCATATTTGTAATCTCCAAGAGTGTGCTTATGCTTCCCAGCATCACCAGTCGTGAACCCGTGCGTATGAGCAGGAATCTCAGCCGTTGTCAGAGTATGATTCCCTACCGTGCCAGCTGGCGTATAAGACTTAGTCTCACCACCTCCGTCTACAGTATGGGAAGAATCGCGAGCGATTAGAACTCGACCATCCTCAATCTTTTCCCATGTTCCAGGCCACGATACTCGCGGATCAAAACTTGCATTACTCGTGTCATAATACGATCCGACCGGATATACGAGGTCGAACATAGACTGAAATGTTCCTGCTTTATCTCTCAGAGATACGTCCATCCCGATCTTGAAGAGCCCGTTTGGATGACTTGATTCCGTATTCTCTTCTGCAGGAACCCCAAACCCGATGCACTTTCCCTCCGGGGAAATGTCGATTGGAAAGAAACTATTCGAAAGAAAAGTGCTGGCTACGATCGAAGATCTTCCTGACACGGCAAGTGTGACAGAGATATCGTACCTTTTGTTCAGATCAAATGTTACGCTGCTGATGATCTGATTGACGTTAAGATTTGAATTTGAGACAGATATCGTTTGCGGTGTCGCAGATGACCCGTGCTCCACATAACTCATTGTAATAGTTGGGAGCACGTCTTCATATGCGCTCGTATTTCTGTTATACAACCTGCCTTTTGTCCAGTTGAACGCTAGCCGCAGTGCAGTCCCTGACCCAGGATCATCTGAAGATGTGCTTGTGTTATACCGCACCGCCTTTAGATTGCTTAGTGTTGGCGATGTATATTTTCCTGTCCATATAGCATATAAGGTAGCCCCGGTATTGGCTGTATAGCTTCCGCCTGGACTGTAGTTTGTCCCTGACCCATTCGATGCCGTATTCCAGGACACAAAATCACAATCTGAAAGCAGCGGGATAGCATTGGATAGTATAATCGTCTGATCTTGCGTCTTGATTTGTGTACCGGGAGCACCAGTACCTCCATTAGCGTTAAACAGAACCTCATAGGTATTCGGGATCCATATTGCATATAAGGTGACAGCCGCATTTGCGGTGTAACTTCCTCCTGGACTATAGCTTGTGCCAGTTCCATTGGATGTGGTATTCCATTCTTTAAAAGTATATCCCGTTCTGGTTGGAACTGTGGAGGATAAGGTCAGTGCTGTTCCATATGTCTTTGTTTGGCTCCCAGGTGCTCCAGAACCATTATTCGCGTTATATGCGACCGAATAGGTTGCAAGAGCAGGTATCGTGATAGACAGTGATACTGATGTATTACAGTTCTCCCAATCACTTGTTCCGTGGAATACCTCAAAGTTTACAAGCGCCCAGGTTACAGAATAGGACTGCGTACTGGTCGTTTTCGTATATGTTTTTGTATACTGTGCGATGAGTCTTGAATCAGTATAACCACTGCCATATGCATACTCTTTTGCAACGTCTACGTCACCATATACAGTTCCGTGGGAACCGGTGAGCTTAGCACTTTGTGATCCACCGTAAGCATCATACGTATCTGTTTGCCGTTTCCAGAAAGTTGCTGTGATGGTGTAGGAGGTATTTGTCGATGAAGTCGTATACTTGATTACCGGAGAAACACCATGGACGCTTGTACCTACTTTTTCAGCCATATTATTTCCTCCTTACAATACCTTGAGCGACAAATGTCCATCCGAGCGCATGACCCACCCAAGCTCTCCCACAGGATCACCGGAAGCATTTGTTGATCGCATCATAATATTGGTTGTCATCAGGGACGGAGCTGAGAAAACATCTGCGGATGAATAGGCGGTCTCAATACCATCGACAACAAACGCAAGCTTTGATGGAACGATCTTCAGATAGGTGTTTGGTTCACCAGAGGATTGTCCAGCCCACATCTTGATTGAAGGCGGAATCCCCTGAGAAGCATCCCCTGTATCGATAACAAGCTGCTGCGCGATTTTATCGTGTTCATCTAATCTGTCATCGTGGCTGTCGAGTCGATTATCAACTACGCCAAGTTCACCCTGAACCTCTCCCTTATATTGATCCAAATTATTTTGAACCCCACCTGCTGCCTGCAGTGCACCGTCTACTCCATTGTCTACATAGTTCTCGGTTGCGTAATGAAGGCTATTCCCAATATCGGAAACATCGGTGGGGATATCTTCCGGGTTTGCCTTATGATCAGCAGTATCTTGAGCTACAGCAGCTTTATTCCAGGCTTCCTTTGCCGCTTCATAGGAACTGCTTTTTGATACTTCAGACCAGAATACTCCGCTGTCTGTAAAGGCTGTTAGATCAACAAGATATAGGCTGTTTGTCGAAGTGCCATCATAGGACGGCTCGACTTTTGCCCAGCCACTTGGAATCGTACCTGAGGAAACAAATGCAACTCCCTGCGCATCAGTAGGTTTTGATGGCGTCGTGGTCGAGGATGCGATCATATAGAAGCGCCAAGTGCCCTGGATATCCCGTTCTATCGATACTGTGATCGACGCACTCGCCTTGATCGCCATACTACGCCTCCAGTCTTGCCTCGTACACCGCCTTATTCGTCACAGAGCTTGCATTAACGGTCAGTGTGGCACCTGTGCCAACAGCTGTGCTCCCGCCATCCTTGTACCACTTGATCGTCCCAAGGGCGGTCAGAGAGGATCCTGTCACCTCTGCGCCTGCCTTGTACACATGAGCAGTTAGCACCGTGCTCCCGGAGCTATTCTTGAAGATATTCCCGTTTGATGTAGTGATCGCCATCGTGATCGCATCTGCTCCAGCGTTTCCTTGGGGTCCCTGATTCCCCTGCGGCCCCTGGGGACCGGTCGCACCGTGAGCAGCAACCGCATAGGCTTTGGTGGACTTCCCATCAGAATATGTGACCACAGTCTTGGTCCAGAGGTACTCACCCACGGATGTGGCAACCGGAGTATCCGAGGTAAAGGAAGAATCCGCCGGGGCCGTTGTGCCGGAGCTCGACTTACAGTACTTTACGCTTGTGGTGGATACCGTGACTGAGGTTCCGTTGGTGCCTGTCCGAGCTACCGAATAGGAATAGGTCGGATCGCCGCTGGTATAGTTTGTGGTCACCTTCGTCCACAGGTACTCCCCTGCTCCAACAGAAGGCACGGAGTCCTGCCATCCTGAGGTCGGCGTGGTGGTGCCGCTTGAAGACTTTGCATACTGCGTTGTCTGAGAAGATATCCCCCTTCCCGTAGCACCAGTCCCTCCCGTCTGCCCTTTGAAGGCGATGGCAAAGGTGAATTCCTTGTTGATGCTGATATCTCCGATGCTGACAGGAATCACCACCTTGCCAGATGCCGCAAGCGCCGCTGCAAAGGTGATGGTCACCGGGACCAGGCTGTTTGCAGCACTTCCCACAGAGGCGGTAACATTAGTTGGACAGGTAGGGGTTCCTACGGTGGGCGTGAGCTGATCCTCCCCTCGAAAGCAGGCAACGTTTACGGTTACGCTCTGGGATGTCCCAAGAGATGAGGTCCCGCCATTTAGCGAAATCGCATCCATCGAAAGCATGATGGAATACGCATCGGTAAGGTCAGCAATGGTGATTTGATCTGATGTTTTGATAGCCATGATATTTCTCCTTATGTTATGAGTTCACATCTGAATGTAACTTTTGTATCTACTTCAGCTGGCGTAAGTGTCAGCGCAAAGCCGTCTTGTGATAATTTGTGATCGCTCGCCACGATGATTCCAAAGTCTGTATCATCAAGTCTCTGCCAGTACCACTGAAGATGGGCACTGGAACCAAACTTCACACGAAGATCCGTGCTATTTGTGATCCTGTCCTCTCCGGAATAGATGGTCACCGAAAGGACCGTCGAGACCTGGCTGTTCTTAAACACGGTCCCGCGTGAGGAATCGATTCGAAGAACAGTCGCATCCTCACCATCTTTCAGTGTGACAGTTTTATCGCCTACGGTGATCTCAGCCCCTGAGCTTGTCTGCCGTGTGGAGATATCAAGAGTGGTGAGAAGGTCTGACAGCTTCTTGTTCCCCCCGATCGTCACTCTTGAACCGCCGATGTTGATTGCATCCGGGATCCCATCGTTATTGCTGTCATAGAAGATGATATAGGCATCGTCCCCGCCGATATACTGTGGCCTTGTCGAAGAGAAGCTGATCGATTCTCCAAAGGTCGCTACCAGATTTCCTTCCGCGTCATAGACCTTCATGCCGTCGCCAGCAAGCAGGATCTTATATGAATTCCCGTCGTTAACAACCCAAAGGCCAGCATTTGTAAGGGCAAGATGGGTGGATACGTAGTTTGATACCGCTTCGTCGATAACAGATAATTCAAAATACCCCTCCGATGAAGGGTCACCAGAAGGGTTTACGATAATGTTGTATGTATCACCCACTCTTGAAAAGTAGTATTTGCCGGGAACAACCTCTGTATCTTCGGATAGTGCGTAACTACCGTGCTCCGAGATCCAGGTTAGTGTTCCTACCACATCCTCTACGATGGAAAGCTGCGTAAGAGCACCATTTGCAGCACGGTTTGCTGTCCTTGCAGAGACCTTGGCTTCTTCTGCAGACTCACCCGCTTCTGCTGCTGCCTGCTCTGCTTCTCCAGCCTTTTCCCAGGCCCTGCCCGCAGCTTTTTCAGCGCTGTCTGCTGCATCCTGCGCACGCTTTGCCTCTTTCTCGGAAGCCTCCGCTTTTGCCTGTGCCTGCGCAGCATCTTCCCGCGCTTTAAAAGCCTCCGTGTTGTCTGTCGGCGGCGAGGATACGTTTCCAGTCAGCCATGCTCTCCCACCTGATACTCTTACCTGGACGATCTCACCAGGGGATGCGTTCATGGTCATCCTGACGGGGGTTTCCTCCACACCGCCGGGGATATGCACCCATACAGTGTTACCTTCTACCCTGGTCACTTCTGCCTGAGTATCATAGGCGGAGGTCCCCTTCTTCCCTGCGGAAGTGATGATATCTACAAGCTGGCTTCCTGGATTTCTGCTCATGTCATCTTCACCTCCTCGCTTGTTCGGCAACCATGTCCAAGCTCCATCGTCTGAGCAGTAACCTCATATATCCCATCAAGACCCTGCTTGGGATACTTAAGCCGCACAAGATCACCAACAAATACATCCGGCTGAAAACGCCTCTCATATGAGGCTGTCACATACACAGACTGAAGCTCCCTAAGTCTCCTTCGCGCGTACTCGCTGATGCTCTCGCCGGAGTTAAAGTCACAGGAGATCTCTTCCGCCCATACCTCTCTACCTCTTGATACTGTGGAAAGAGGGCTATCCGGAGAGTCGTCTCTTGCGACCGCTGAAAGATCATCCTGCACGGCTCGAAAGACATTCGGACATGTGTACCAGTCGTGCTCCATTGATACTTGAGGCTCAATGCTGTCATGGGATACGGCATCAAAGAAACAGGAAGAAGTCTTTGCTTTTTCACAGATGATAACAGTCCCGCTTCCTGTGATCCGAAGCCGCCAGCCAAGTGCCTGCAGCACCTTATCTGCCATAGATAGCCTGGTCTCTCCGTCTTCTGCAATGATCGAAGTGGTAACGCTAGGCGATGCTCCTTCGATGATGACAGGTGCCGGGATAACGGAAAGAAGGTCCTTAACCGCCTCTGCTCCATTCATTCCCGCAGGGATATAGTAGCCGCGCATAAGGAGTACGTCCTGGGCGGGCTTAAACACCGAGTAGCACTGCAGAGTATTTGTGATATATAGGCCGTCAATATCCCGTGAGGGAGAACAGGCAAGCCCAGTGAACAAAGGAACATGAGCTGCGCTTCCCTTCTGCCTTGCATCAAGGTATATCCTGATCCACTGCTCTTTTCCCAGTTCATACCCCTTACAGGAGATATCCGCAGATTCGCGCAAGGCATCGTTTTCGTGTACGATAGATCCTCCCGTGATCTGAAACCTCTCAGTTTCC contains:
- a CDS encoding collagen-like protein, with translation MAIKTSDQITIADLTDAYSIMLSMDAISLNGGTSSLGTSQSVTVNVACFRGEDQLTPTVGTPTCPTNVTASVGSAANSLVPVTITFAAALAASGKVVIPVSIGDISINKEFTFAIAFKGQTGGTGATGRGISSQTTQYAKSSSGTTTPTSGWQDSVPSVGAGEYLWTKVTTNYTSGDPTYSYSVARTGTNGTSVTVSTTSVKYCKSSSGTTAPADSSFTSDTPVATSVGEYLWTKTVVTYSDGKSTKAYAVAAHGATGPQGPQGNQGPQGNAGADAITMAITTSNGNIFKNSSGSTVLTAHVYKAGAEVTGSSLTALGTIKWYKDGGSTAVGTGATLTVNASSVTNKAVYEARLEA
- a CDS encoding InlB B-repeat-containing protein yields the protein MAEKVGTSVHGVSPVIKYTTSSTNTSYTITATFWKRQTDTYDAYGGSQSAKLTGSHGTVYGDVDVAKEYAYGSGYTDSRLIAQYTKTYTKTTSTQSYSVTWALVNFEVFHGTSDWENCNTSVSLSITIPALATYSVAYNANNGSGAPGSQTKTYGTALTLSSTVPTRTGYTFKEWNTTSNGTGTSYSPGGSYTANAAVTLYAIWIPNTYEVLFNANGGTGAPGTQIKTQDQTIILSNAIPLLSDCDFVSWNTASNGSGTNYSPGGSYTANTGATLYAIWTGKYTSPTLSNLKAVRYNTSTSSDDPGSGTALRLAFNWTKGRLYNRNTSAYEDVLPTITMSYVEHGSSATPQTISVSNSNLNVNQIISSVTFDLNKRYDISVTLAVSGRSSIVASTFLSNSFFPIDISPEGKCIGFGVPAEENTESSHPNGLFKIGMDVSLRDKAGTFQSMFDLVYPVGSYYDTSNASFDPRVSWPGTWEKIEDGRVLIARDSSHTVDGGGETKSYTPAGTVGNHTLTTAEIPAHTHGFTTGDAGKHKHTLGDYKYGANYCASGGRSGMGKNSDANTTVNTSEVAAHHHTGTTNSNTGGGGAHNHGFTGTAASINVMQPYTPVYRWHRTA
- a CDS encoding holin; the encoded protein is MNKVWIKCAAIRAVKTMAQGMTTLIGTNMVSITELPWQEIIGCTITMGVLSILTSLAGLPEVEMPNELTTDEVIDDGGEEDEVE
- a CDS encoding ATP synthase subunit I — protein: MTTIILNTGITAAVSFIIGGVLSWICAWARHRCKQRKKEKSLLEDLGTGMMYLLKQDIIDRCDKMLDQQKIDLDEWDDLRAENEIYLRLHGNGDAKERMKLVKEKVKKQELNG
- a CDS encoding N-acetylmuramoyl-L-alanine amidase; protein product: MKWNKETDLFVLICGHGTSIDGSWDPGCTYGKYSEAALMLKITKEAARYLRGSGIKVLTDADKGNNRNMISCVKWANSKGADFYLSIHCDYKAASSGVYPLYVSSAGKKAAKAIGKPLAKEMKMKYKGVAKRPDLYELTQTNMPAVLLETGAIKADLDKLKDYRKYGKALAKAICGYLDIEFTGKKV